The Lampris incognitus isolate fLamInc1 chromosome 15, fLamInc1.hap2, whole genome shotgun sequence genomic interval CGGGACAGATCCCTGACCCATCGCTGGCGGCGGGCTCCCTGCCTGGCCTGGGCCCACTGGTGGGCATCTCGGCCACCACGCTCACCGACCAGCTCAAACTGGCTGACTTCCAGCAGCTTGGCGCCATGCTGTCCCCGCTGCACTTCCTGGGGAGGCTGGGGAAGAGACCGCTGGCCATCAAGACAGAGGTGAGAAGGAGGTGGTCAGAGGAAACAGGTATAACTCTGGTTTTTGTGGGGGGAGTGGTTGTTTTGATGTAAAAAACAAATCTGTTAAAAGTAGGCATCGAGGTTTAGGagtgccccagtggctcacctggtagagcgtgcatcacataaggctgagtccttaccgcagcggcctgttcaaatccagcccaggccccttgctgcatgtcatcccctttctctcccctctggtctctctctctcgactatcactatccaataaaggcagaaaatgtccAGAAAAAAAGTAGGCATTGAGTCAGCCATGAGAGAGAAGATGAGAGTTTACTTTTTCACCTTGTCAGCTCATTTCCCCGGTCATATTATGTACCTATTGAAAActtaaggcaaaaaaaaaaatcacaaaaattcCACTTTTTACTTGTTACATCGAAATTTAATCTCCTCAATTTCCCCCAAAACAGAGAAGTTTTTATGATTGTGTCATCAAGTCCGAGCGGGTGGGCGAGCAACATTCCAACCAATAATATCATGAAATTTTTTTCATAAGCCAATCAAATCCTGTGAAGgatcaaatcacatccctccctaTATGTTTTTCCTGCCCTAATATCTTATTTTACTTTGAAACACGTCACATTACGTCACCGAGTTATGCTCTAAATGCTGTTTCACGTTGTCTTTAACAAGCCCCTTCTAAAGACATGCAtggaaagttttttttggggggggggggtgtttgcatCGATTTGCCAGTGAGGCGAGTGTACGTCATTGGGGTTTCACTCCATTCGTCTTAAAATCAACCTTTATCCAATTTCATTCCATTGGCTAAATCAATATAAATGAGCAATACATCTTTTGGGAAGGACTTCTGTGTGATTCTGAGGGAAACAGACTTGCATGGCGACAAATTAAAAACTGCCCCggtgccaaaaaacaaaacaaaacaaaagcagtaaAGCTTTCTTGAATCTTCTGCTGAGGGTTGGATCAGACATCAGTATGACCCCCAAAAAGCCCTTATGGGGAGGATAACACAGTGCATCTCTAGTGTCATTCTGGATACACTGCTCAGTTTAGGTAATGAGTCAGTTAGCTTGTGGCCTGActattaaaatcttttctgtgttCTAAGTTCACGTAAATAAGTCACACTACGTGAGCTACAACTGTTGAGTTTGGTCTCATGGGTATGAATTTCTTCAGGGATTCTTGTCAGCGCCTGAAAAAAGGGCTGAATTTAAATTCCATTTATCTTTAGCGACCTCTAGTGTTGGATAAAGGAATCACTTCAGGCGTTAAACCATGACTTTCCGTAGCAGGATTTGCCTTTCCAACTTCGTTTGATCACTACCACTGATTTTCAGGTTGACATGGCTGAGATGACAGTTACATTCATTTCTTTTTTAAACACAGCTGCACAACAAGCTGTGTTCTATAATGACCATTATTGTACATGTATGTAACATCTGCCAGGTACAGATCAGGACAGGTTATCTGTTACATGTAGTTGATGTCCATGCTGTAAAAAGTCCTATACCAGTCTTTTTATCTTCAGGTAGCTAAGAATGTTTTCTCTTTGCAGAtggatgaggatgaggagaggaggaaacgaagaagagagaaaaacaaagTGGCAGCTGCACGGTGCCGGAACAAAAAGAAGGAGAGGACCGACTTCCTTCAAAGGGTGGGTTGATGGCAGGCCcagcatataataataataataataataataataataatatattacatatatatagcgctttatcttgatacccaaagtgcttcacaagtgAAGggtggaaactcacctcaaccaccaccaatgtgtagcacccacctgggtgatgcatgcaCAGcaaccattttgcgccagaacgttcacaacacacatcagcttgaggtggagagggggggaatcattgagcgaattacatggggggatgattaggtggccagatggagagagccaggtaacAATAACATGTGACAATATTATTTGTTCCTTGCTACTGTGGAATTTAGTTGTTTTGACAGAACTATAGCCTCATGCAAGAGAGATGGGGGcactgtttgcaaatttattgcaGACTATATCACGCAAGTAGGAACTTGACCAGTATCTCCTCAAAGAGGCTCAGTGACTGCAGTACATTTGTAGCGTGTCCTGCACTTGACTCTGTTTGATGTGAATGTCTCACTTTGTTGAGAATGGACTCTCCCATCAGCCAAGATGATTTAAGTTTCACCCCTTCAGCACTACTGTAGAAAATAAATCAAGTAAATGCTGTGACGTGTTTGGTCTCCGTCCAAATAGCTTGAAATACAAACTTTCCTTGCAACATTTCCCAATCGTTTTCTAGTTAAAAGTTAAAGCTGCAATCCGTGACTTTTCTCTATTAATGTCGTTATTGTATCCATGTAAAACTGATGATGTGGCAATTCTGTTCGAcagacaatcaatattacagtagaacagagGTCTGGTTTGCTGTGAGAAGTAGACCTGGTGCAATTGAGTTTTTTCAGACAACAAACAAGGTGTAACAGCCATTGTCGCTTGTGTGCCATCAGTTCAGCAGTAAACAGGTCAcacttgtaaaaatggcatccttggaccaaagctaacgCATGCAATCTAAAGTATTACAAACTTCATCGAACTACTTCGCAACATTGGTCTACAGTAATATTGATTGGTTGTCCGACAGCAACATCGACATATCAGCATCAcatttcagtccccccccccccccccgctggagtTGTTTTCCAAGATGTACATGTTTGCCTTTGCACCAGTGTTCATATGACCCGGTCAAAAAGTTTCGACAGCGGTGTACGGAGACTGGAGAGGGTGTCCAACCATGGTAACGATGCCAGTCAGTATTATGTAACCTAGCTCCAtgctccagatggataaaataaccacttattaatggagaaaagtcaCAGATTTCATCTTAAATAAAGTAGTTCTTGGGTAAATCTGCAAATGCAGCAAAGTGATCTTGTTTAGACAAACCAAACGCACCCCCTTCCCAGTGATATTTGCTAGCTTCATGTTATCCGATCCCCTCCACGTCCTGCAAACTTGCCTGCTCTACCCGTGGTCCTTTGTTTCTTCCCTCTGGATATAACAGAAGTCTAATCAAACAAAGATGTGGTTTTGGTTGTATTTGAATTATTATTGCTATGCCACTGGTTCGGATGAAGGATTTTCACCCCTCCACACTAACTCTCTGCAGGAATCGGAGCGTCTGGAAATGGTGAACTCCGAGCTGAAGGCCCAGATCGAGGAGCTCCGCTTGGAGAGGCAGCAGCTGATGGTCATGCTCAACCTCCACCGGCCCACCTGCATCGTGAGGACAGACAGCGTCAAGACGCCGGAGAGCGAGGCCAACCCCTTGCTGGAGGAGCTGGCCACCGACTCCAAGTGAAAACCAGCAAAACAAAAAACGGGAGTCTAGAAA includes:
- the LOC130125028 gene encoding jun dimerization protein 2-like produces the protein MMPGQIPDPSLAAGSLPGLGPLVGISATTLTDQLKLADFQQLGAMLSPLHFLGRLGKRPLAIKTEMDEDEERRKRRREKNKVAAARCRNKKKERTDFLQRESERLEMVNSELKAQIEELRLERQQLMVMLNLHRPTCIVRTDSVKTPESEANPLLEELATDSK